The following are encoded in a window of Carya illinoinensis cultivar Pawnee chromosome 15, C.illinoinensisPawnee_v1, whole genome shotgun sequence genomic DNA:
- the LOC122297060 gene encoding vacuolar protein sorting-associated protein 32 homolog 2-like produces MFQRVFGKPKQETNALTTLDKLNETLEMLEKKENVLLKKATAEVEKAKEFTRAKNKKAAIQCLKKKRLYEQQIEQLGNFQLRIHDQMILLEGAKATTETVDALRTGAAAMKAMHKATNIDDVDKTMDEINEQTENMKQIQEALSTPIGASADFDEDELEAELEELEGAELEEQLLQPATTAPAAPVHVPAGRQPSRPLPQKNTAEEDELAALQAEMAL; encoded by the exons ATGTTTCAGCGAGTGTTCGGTAAACCTAAGCAGGAGACCAACGCATTAACAACGTTGGACAAGTTAAACGAG ACACTTGAAATgctagagaaaaaagagaatgtCCTTTTGAAGAAGGCAACTGCAGAGGTTGAAAAGGCCAAGGAATTTACTAGagcaaagaacaaaaaag CGGCAATACAATGTTTAAAGAAGAAGAGGCTTTACGAGCAGCAAATTGAACAGCTTGGAAATTTCCAATTGCGTATTCATGATCAG ATGATATTGTTGGAAGGTGCTAAAGCTACAACAGAAACTGTCGATGCATTGAGAACTGGAGCAGCTGCTATGAAGGCCATGCACAAGGCAAC GAATATTGATGATGTAGATAAGACAATGGATGAGATCAATGAGCAGACTGAGAACATGAAACAGATTCAGGAGGCACTGTCAACTCCCATTGGTGCATCTGCTGATTTTGATGAG GATGAATTGGAAGCAGAGCTTGAAGAATTGGAAGGAGCTGAGTTGGAGGAACAGCTTCTTCAGCCTGCTACTACTGCTCCTGCAGCTCCTGTACATGTCCCAGCAGGCCGGCAACCATCCCGTCCTCTTCCTCAGAAGAACACCGCTGAGGAAGACGAGCTTGCTGCACTGCAGGCAGAGATGGCACTCTAA
- the LOC122295575 gene encoding transcription factor MYB87-like: MGRAPCCDKDSVKRGPWSLEEDVTLKSYIENHGTGGNWMALPRKAGLRRCGKSCRLRWLNYLRPDIKHGGFTEEEDNIIFTLYSQMGSRWSVIAAQLPGRTDNEVKNYWNTKLKKKKQLLTGNSSATAKSDKMIYSHDHSFVSKAEPHSFVISASSQPQKVTDISFGLSSASFHGSQSNSDPVQLYCPGLMDVSEFGATSKNSTSTLIVSLSQDKERSSNISHSSSFGLDKFVSLAGNGYVDDSGLLMGWGFGSSRPYGLDNSLTFPEKLDGEFGPTYYPNMGDFTFTDINSRGVVLDPNVINQY, translated from the exons ATGGGAAGAGCTCCATGTTGTGACAAAGATAGCGTGAAGAGAGGCCCTTGGTCTTTAGAAGAAGATGTAACTCTCAAGAGCTATATTGAGAATCATGGCACTGGTGGGAATTGGATGGCTTTGCCCAGAAAAGctg GCCTAAGGAGATGTGGCAAAAGCTGCCGTTTAAGATGGCTTAATTATCTCAGACCCGACATCAAACATGGAGGTTTTACTGAAGAGGAAGACAACATTATTTTTACCCTCTACAGCCAAATGGGAAGCAG ATGGTCTGTGATTGCCGCTCAACTACCTGGAAGAACAGACAACGAGGTGAAGAACTATTGGAACAccaaattgaagaagaagaagcagctgTTGACAGGAAATTCGAGCGCCACAGCAAAGAGTGACAAAATGATCTATTCTCACGATCACAGTTTCGTCTCAAAAGCTGAACCCCATAGTTTTGTTATTTCGGCTTCGTCCCAACCTCAAAAAGTCACTGATATTAGTTTTGGATTATCATCAGCCAGTTTTCACGGCAGCCAGAGCAATTCAGATCCAGTTCAATTATACTGCCCGGGCCTCATGGATGTTTCGGAATTTGGTGCAACTTCAAAGAACAGTACTAGTACTCTCATTGTTTCGTTGTCTCAAGACAAAGAACGTTCAAGCAACATCTCACATTCGTCTTCTTTTGGTCTCGATAAGTTTGTCTCATTGGCCGGAAATGGTTATGTCGATGATTCCGGGCTTTTGATGGGTTGGGGCTTTGGATCATCTCGGCCTTATGGTCTGGACAACAGCCTAACTTTTCCAGAGAAATTAGATGGTGAATTTGGTCCAACCTACTATCCAAATATGGGTGATTTTACATTCACTGATATCAATTCTCGAGGAGTAGTACTTGATCCAAATGTCATAAACCAATATTAA
- the LOC122297174 gene encoding endo-1,4-beta-xylanase 1: MRRVSACCFTSLFSGIHSKHDNKNKHTQRTRKTMENPTNNAGDQVEPLHESKSSQIVEGNTNDSNRSLARNIILNHDFSEELHLWHTNCCDGFVVSVKSDYPPGISEKSGGNYAVVTNRKECWQGLEQDITARVSSGSTYTVSADVGVSGPLQGSADVLATLKLEYRGKGTSYLFIGRTSVSNEKWEKFEGTFSLSTMPDRVVFYFEGPPPEIDLLIKPVVIVCSSPSESASHGCFTAGDENIILNPRFEDGMNNWSGRGCKIVLHDSIADGKVVPQSGKYFISATERTQTWNGVQQEITGRVQRKLAYDVTAVARIFGNNVTSSDVRVTLWVQSPNLRDQYVGIANAQATDKDWVQLQGKFLLNGSPSRVVIYIEGPPAGTDILLNSLIVKHAEKIPPSPPPVIEDPAFGVNIIENSNLIDSSTNGWFPLGNCTLSVGTGSPHVLPPMARDSLGVHEPLSGRYILVTKRTQNWMGPAQMITDKLKLFLTYQVSAWVRIGSVASGQQNVNVALGVDNQWVNGGQVDANGDRWYEIGGSFRIEKQPSKVMVYIQGPAPGVDLMVAGLQIFPVDRQARFRYLRKQIDMVRKRDVILKFSGGGSDEFFGTFVKVIQTQNIFPFGTCISRTNIDNEDFVEFFAKNFNWAVFGNELKWYWTEPQQGNFNYKDADEMLDLCKKQNIETRGHCIFWEVEGVVQSWIRSLNNNDLMKAVQNRLTGLLSRYQGKFRHYDVNNEMLHGSFYQDRLGKEIRANMFKTAHQLDPSALLFVNDYHVEDGCDTRSCPDRYIQHVIDLQEQGAPVGGIGIQGHIDNPVGPIVCSALDKLGILGLPIWFTELDVSSINEHVRADDLEVMLREAFAHPAVEGIMLWGFWELFMSRNNAHLVNAEGDINEAGIRYLALKREWLSHARGHVDDQGEFKFRGFHGTYHVDIVTASKKVSKTFVVDKGDLPLVISIDL; the protein is encoded by the exons ATGAGAAGGGTCTCTGCCTGCTGCTTCACAAGCCTGTTCTCCGGGATTCACAGCAAGCACGATAACAAGAACAAGCATACCCAG AGAACCAGAAAAACTATGGAGAACCCCACGAACAATGCCGGTGACCAGGTGGAG CCGCTTCATGAGTCCAAGAGCTCCCAAATTGTGGAAGGAAACACAAATGACTCAAATCGCAGTCTTGCTAGGAATATCATACTAAACCATGACTTCTCTGAAGAGCTGCATTTGTGGCATACCAACTGTTGTGATGGCTTTGTTGTTTCAGTCAAGTCAGATTACCCACCAGGAATATCAGAAAAGTCAGGTGGTAATTATGCAGTTGTTACAAACCGCAAGGAATGCTGGCAGGGCTTAGAACAAGATATCACTGCCAGGGTTTCCTCAGGTTCCACTTACACAGTTTCTGCCGACGTTGGAGTATCAGGGCCTCTTCAGGGATCTGCTGATGTTCTTGCAACTTTGAAACTAGAATACAGAGGCAAAGGGACTAGCTACTTGTTCATTGGAAG AACTTCCGTGTCTAACGAGAAGTGGGAAAAGTTCGAAGGCACTTTCTCATTGTCAACCATGCCAGACCGGGTTGTATTCTATTTTGAAGGGCCTCCTCCTGAAATTGACCTTCTTATCAAGCCAGTAGTGATCGTGTGTTCCAGCCCAAGTGAG AGTGCGAGTCATGGATGTTTCACAGCTGGAGATGAGAATATCATCCTGAACCCCAGATTTGAGGATGGCATGAATAATTGGTCTGGAAGAGGCTGCAAGATTGTTTTACACGATTCTATTGCAGATGGAAAAGTTGTTCCACAGTCTGGAAAGTATTTTATATCTGCAACAGAGCGCACACAGACCTGGAATGGAGTTCAGCAAGAGATCACTGGAAGAGTGCAGCGAAAGCTTGCTTATGATGTGACTGCTGTTGCTCGGATATTTGGTAACAATGTCACTAGTTCTGATGTGCGAGTGACTTTGTGGGTCCAATCACCAAATCTTCGTGATCAGTATGTTGGCATTGCGAA TGCTCAGGCAACAGACAAGGATTGGGTACAGTTGCAGGGGAAGTTCCTTTTAAATGGTTCTCCATCAAGAGTTGTCATATATATTGAAGGTCCCCCTGCAGGTACTGATATCCTCCTCAACAGTTTAATTGTAAAGCACGCAGAGAAAATACCCCCTTCACCTCCACCTGTTATTGAG GATCCTGCCTTTGGAGTTAATATAATTGAGAACAGCAATCTAATCGATAGCAGCACCAATGGGTGGTTTCCCCTTGGTAACTGCACTTTGAGTGTTGGTACTGGTTCACCACatgtactcccaccaatggcaAGAGATTCCCTTGGAGTTCATGAACCATTGAGTGGTCGCTATATCCTTGTGACCAAACGGACTCAGAATTGGATGGGTCCTGCTCAAATGATCACAGATAAACTGAAACTCTTTTTGACATACCAAGTGTCTGCTTGGGTTCGGATTGGTTCTGTAGCTTCTGGTCAACAAAATGTCAATGTCGCACTTGGTGTGGACAATCAGTGGGTCAATGGGGGACAAGTTGATGCCAATGGTGATAGATGGTATGAAATTGGTGGTTCCTTTAGAATTGAGAAGCAACCATCCAAGGTTATGGTTTACATTCAAGGTCCTGCTCCAGGTGTCGACTTAATGGTTGCTGGGCTTCAGATTTTCCCTGTTGACCGACAAGCAAGGTTTAGATATTTACGGAAGCAAATCGATATG GTTCGTAAGCGTGATGTCATCCTGAAGTTCTCAGGAGGGGGTTCAGATGAATTTTTTGGTACCTTTGTCAAAGTCATAcaaactcaaaacatttttcCTTTTGGGACATGTATAAGCAGAACAAACATTGATAATGAAGATTTTGTCGAGTTCTTTGCAAAAAATTTCAACTGGGCTGTGTTTGGCAATGAGTTGAAGTGGTACTGGACAGAACCACAGCAAGGAAATTTCAACTACAAGGATGCTGATGAGATGTTAGACTTGTGTAAGAAGCAAAACATAGAGACTAGAGGTCATTGCATCTTTTGGGAAGTGGAGGGTGTGGTCCAGTCATGGATCCGCTCACTGAACAATAATGACTTGATGAAAGCTGTCCAAAATCGTCTAACAGGTCTTCTCTCACGCTACCAAGGGAAGTTCAGGCACTATGATGTTAACAATGAGATGCTGCATGGTTCCTTCTATCAAGACAGACTCGGTAAGGAAATCCGAGCAAACATGTTCAAGACTGCACACCAACTAGATCCGTCTGCCCTCCTATTTGTGAACGATTATCACGTTGAGGATGGATGTGACACCAGATCATGTCCAGATAGGTACATTCAACATGTTATTGATTTGCAAGAGCAAGGCGCACCAGTTGGAGGTATAGGAATACAAGGACATATAGACAATCCAGTGGGGCCAATTGTCTGTTCAGCTTTGGATAAATTGGGTATTCTTGGTCTTCCAATCTGGTTCACAGAGCTTGATGTGTCTTCCATCAATGAACATGTTAGAGCGGATGATTTGGAAGTGATGCTTCGGGAAGCTTTTGCCCATCCTGCAGTAGAGGGTATAATGCTATGGGGATTTTGGGAGTTGTTTATGAGCCGGAACAATGCGCATCTAGTGAATGCAGAGGGTGACATTAACGAAGCTGGTATAAGATATCTCGCTCTTAAACGGGAGTGGCTGTCTCATGCTCGTGGCCATGTCGATGACCAAGGAGAGTTCAAGTTTAGAGGCTTTCATGGAACATACCATGTTGATATTGTTACTGCATCCAAGAAAGTTTCAAAGACATTTGTTGTTGATAAGGGTGACTTGCCGCTGGTGATATCCATTGATTTATAA